The following is a genomic window from Elaeis guineensis isolate ETL-2024a chromosome 10, EG11, whole genome shotgun sequence.
tatttatcatcccATATCACATCAAAGATTCATCAAGTATCTAAACAACAGCAACAGCAATTTATATTGTATAAAAGCTGTGTTTTACTAAACCTAAAATTGTCTACCTCAAAGGATTCCTTTTGTGCACGCATCGACAAGATACATGATAATATTTTGGTCAGCATATCTTGATATAGTCTGTAgaattttgaacacattacaaatTTTGTTAAAGTGGAGTCCTTTTGAGGTGGACTCATGTCTCAGAGCATGGACATTATGATAGTACAGATGAACTAGGTCTAACTTTGATACTCCTTgctacaaaaagaaaaacaaagggAAAACAAGCAACAGAATTCTGCATCTCCATAACTCTCCTATGTGACACTATCTCACAACCAAGGTTTTGGCACTACATGAAACCATGCCAACAAAATTCTCTATCTTCTTTTTGAGAAATGAAACTACTTTATATATGAAAGAGGGATAAAAATTTCTCTCCACCTTGACTGGCCTCACGTGCTCGACACACGGCAATATTTGTTTGTTTCTGCATGCATTCCTCTATTATGTATGCATTTTGCTCAACTTATTTGGTCATATCTAAATGTAGGAATCATAAACTCAATCCTTCAACAATTTCGGACTCTTCGACATTACTCCCTTTGTAGAAAGAGATTCCTCTGTTTAATCCTTCCATAGGTTTTTAAACTCACAAGAGATTTTTTGCAGTTCTGCTTCTACTATCTGTGTTTCTCACAGGAAATTAAAAAAAAGGTTTGGcagttttttaaaattatttataaaatatttagagtttttttttagTAAGATTAGTCTACGATAAATCTGTTCCCATATATGAACGGTCTGGTAACAATTAGATTTCGTATCTCCTCACCATCCCGTGACCCCGAAACCTCCCCTACCCCCCTCCACTGCACGTGACCTCTCCCCAGATCCGAACACTTCTCATCTTTTTTCTGACGACTCCCGTTTTCAAACAAAAAGAATTCGGTAAACCAAGATAGATGATCACTCCCCAAGCACACCTTGCAATTCCTAAGAGTGATCTTTCATGATTTATTGTGAACGGGCCTTGTAACCATTAGATTTGCTGCGATCTTGAACCGGCCACTccaacaacttttttttttttttttcatgatcagACTTTTCATGTAAttttggacaaaaaaaaaaatactttcaaGTAACTCTTGACTTTGAGCTTCCATAAAATTTCTATTGCAGTTTAGTTCAATTAAAGCCCAGGAATTGCTTATATGTTATCTTCTCCATTGCCTTTcaactattttaaataattaaacaaaaaagaaaaagagaaatatgaATTAGTTTTTCAAATATAGTACCTCAGCTACATCATCCAAAATATAACACCTTAGTTCTTAAGTATACATGACTCTcagattttcatcattaaaatacaaatacaaaaattttcaacaagTCCTTTAAAGCATAAGCACAAAATGTGTTCCCTTTGTAATAGCTCTTACATCGTCCCAATCTACTTGACCTGTAGTCCATTTGTGAAAtgctaaaaaaaatcaaaatccaaAAATTACGACACTCATTCTCAATTAAGCAAAAGATATCCAAAAAATTTCCATCTGTTTATCTTTAAATTAGACCATACCAGCAACATTGAAATTCATGCTTCCTCGCCCATTGTGTTGTCTTGACTTGAAACAATATTCACGTTGAATAAGTAAGGTGATGCAGTTCCCTGAAGATCCATgtgatatatacatatgcatatatatatgaagaGACATTATGCTTAATTAGccaaaatattagaataatcaaACAAATTGTAAAAATGGCTTAATTAAACATTTGTACCTGAATAAGTTGTCCTACTTGTCCGTAACTGCAAGCatcaatattattatttaaatcatGCATTCTATTGAAATTTCCATCACTGGCATAGTTAGAATTTGTCGGTGGCCAAGACAACTTTGGCATTGTTAATTCCTGCATTAAAATTAATATGACGTCATTAAATGGCTTTTTATTGGACATTTTCCAGGAAATAAAGTTAGTTTTGTAATTACAAAGATGACAGTAATTCAATACTTGAGTAAAAGAGAGTAGATGATAGACTGAAGACCCAATGTTAGACTGTGTAGGGAAAGGCCTATGTGGTATGTCATGGTTTGAAATTGAATTGAGAGACATTTCTGGCCTCATTACCAATTGTTCCTGTAAGTAAACAAAGATTATTACACTcccaaaaataagaaatatgagtCATTATAggccttccaaaaaaaaaaaaaaagaataatgacGTGGACACAAAGATTTCCAAGTACAAGTCGGTATACCTTACTAAAATGTCCATACTCATTAGCAGTGACATTGTGCATCGACAACCTGCTATTATgtaattaaaattcagatttatgaGTTAAAACACCAACAACTAAGTATCAAAAGATGacggttgaaaaaaaaaaagcatgccgGTTGAAAAGCTAACAACCATACTAGATATGTAGTCCCAACTCTTACCTAAGTGCATGGAGAGGTTCATTAGCATTGGACATGCTCAACTGTGTTATGGTGTTCATTTGCTTCGTACTTCCGCTGCCACTCATGTTAGTTGCCTCTATGGGCATAATACTTGGTTTCTTGCTCGTCCTTTTCGCATTAATCTTCTTCCCTTTATCTAAGTATGATTTCAATTTTTTGGACCGCCCTTTGTGTTTCTTGATTGGAGGATCAAGTAATGGCAACGATGAACTTGAACAGTTACTGTAGATTTTCACCTTCTTTTATCTGCCCAACAACATCAAGGGAAACATTCTTCAATGCAATTTCAACTTCTTTTAGTAACCTTTGGAAACCATTCAAGGCTATGTCATACACTTCATTTTTAACTGTGGATTTCGCTGAAATATTGATTGCTTCACGACAAAGTTTAGTATGCGGCAACGTCACAGACTCATGACAATCTGCTCACATAGTGTTGGCTTGGCTAGTCACTACGGTTCCAGATTTTGCGTCCTTGGTCCATCTCTTCATTACATATTGTGGTGGAATACTTAGAACATCACCTGCAAGAAATATCTTCAATATGTGTCTGCATAAGTAGCCAGCTAATTCAAATAACCGACAAGTACATTTAGCATCCTGTGAATTGTGGTCAAATGTAACAATGCGGCATGTTTGCTTGTCCTTCTTCCACACTAAAAAGGTGGATATGTCTTCACTATTCGTGACCTTTTCATGATGATAGGACAGACCGTTAACGAGCTCCTCTTGGAAAAATTTAAAGATTTCTTTTGGATAAAATTTAGCCGCCTCTGCTTCTATATTCATGCTAATCTTTAAAATTGGCCTTGAGAAATTACTCTGAAAATCAGCATCACTCTCTTGATCTCTACGAGCTATGACAGCTCGTTTAAATTGCTCAACAAAGTCTTGTAAAGGCATCTGTTTTTTCAAATACTTGTCAAAAAAAAGTATTAATGCTCTCACTCCGTTACGTGCTATACATGGCACCACAAAATACATCACAAGAGTAAACAGCAGCCCATTTTTCTCGCTTCTCATATAGTTTTTGTAGCCAACTATTTTCGCTTAAGTTATGCTTATCAAGTAAGCTTCCCCAATTAACTTCAAACTCCTCAACAGTTTCACCACCATACAAACAATCATTGAAATCATTCTTAAAAACTTTGTATTTATTAAACACATGAGGGATGTTCTTCAATGCATTTCGCATAATATGCCATATGCAAAAACAATGACGAGTCTCTGGTAAAACAAGTGAAATTGCTCCTCCAATTGCTGATTCTTGGTCCGTAAGAATTACTTTGGGTCTCTTACCTTCCATAGCCTTCATCCATGTAGAGAACACCCAAGCTAATGATTCTTCTCTTTCATCAAAAAGCAATGCACCCCCAAATatgattgtttgataatgatggtTGATGCCGATGATTGGGACAAATGGCATGCCATATCTATTAGGTAGGTAAGTCGGATCAAAACAAACAATATCTCCAAAATAGTGGTAGTCTATTCTTGACCTTGCATCAGCCCAAGAAAAATTTGTCATATGACCTTCAGAATCAGCTTGAATTGAATAAAAAAATGATGGATTATCTACTTGTTgtctctctaaatattctaacaTAGCTGCTGCATCTCCTTTTTGCGATTCCTTTTGGCACTTTGAACTTAAAAGACTTCTTATATCTTTCTCTCTGAAGCTAACATTTTGAGATCCCCCTACCTCAATGGTCATTAAACTCATTATAAGATTTGTCTTGATTCCCACTGAATGCATATTCTTGATCATTTCTGCTTCACCATTAGATATATGCCCATGAGATCGGTGATTACGGGTTTTGCTTGGAGTTGTTAAAGGGTGATTATGAGTTTCAACCACTTGCAATGCCACCCACTTCCCATCTTTTGTCTTTTTTATTGCAATAAGTGCTTGGCATCCAGTTCCTGAATCCGCTTGAATTCTTTGCCTTTCTTCATCTCCTTTTCTGAAATTCCTGAACCCCTGAAATGAGCAGCAAAACCGACGACCTATAGTATCACCAGTGCGCTGAGATTTCCGAGTTGTATGTTTCCTTGTACCAAATCCCTTCTCTCTTGCATAGGCATTGTAATAACTGTATGCATCTTCACATGAATCAAACTGCATGCCCACATAAGGACAAGGTATTTTTGCCCTTACCTCGTTTTCCTCTGTTTCATTGGAATTCTCATTTGCAGTGCCATCATCTTTCATACCTTCAActttatctttatctaatttgtcATTTTCTTCTTCAAGCATGAGTTCACATAGTCGGTTATTGTACTCCTCCGATAAAAGCAAATTATTTTCCCAATCATTCATTGTAGTTTGCATGCTGTTATCTACAAAATCATACAAATTAAGGTCCTAGTTTTATATGACACAAATTAAATTATGTAAAGATATAAACATCAGTTTCTAAAATGCAGTAAACATATGAAATCCCAATTCTAATTACACGCAACAATATTATAAAAGACTTTTTTCTTGGCCATCcagatgaaaaaattataatactgttaaaaattaaaattgtgacaagattctccaaaaaaaaaataaaagaaaagaattgtGATAAGATTTTACTTTTAGTTCTTCCACTGAAAAATAGCTGTGTATAGTGTAgactaataaaataatttttctgaGCTTCAACCAAATCGTACTGTAGTAAAAGAATTGTGACAAGATTTTACCTTTAGTTCTTCCACTGGAAAATAGCTGTGTATAGTATAgactaataaaataa
Proteins encoded in this region:
- the LOC140852200 gene encoding protein FAR1-RELATED SEQUENCE 1-like, whose amino-acid sequence is MPLQDFVEQFKRAVIARRDQESDADFQSNFSRPILKISMNIEAEAAKFYPKEIFKFFQEELVNGLSYHHEKVTNSEDISTFLVWKKDKQTCRIVTFDHNSQDAKCDVLSIPPQYVMKRWTKDAKSGTVVTSQANTMLLKEVEIALKNVSLDVVGQIKEGENLQ
- the LOC140852064 gene encoding protein FAR1-RELATED SEQUENCE 5-like, whose product is MQTTMNDWENNLLLSEEYNNRLCELMLEEENDKLDKDKVEGMKDDGTANENSNETEENEVRAKIPCPYVGMQFDSCEDAYSYYNAYAREKGFGTRKHTTRKSQRTGDTIGRRFCCSFQGFRNFRKGDEERQRIQADSGTGCQALIAIKKTKDGKWVALQVVETHNHPLTTPSKTRNHRSHGHISNGEAEMIKNMHSVGIKTNLIMSLMTIEVGGSQNVSFREKDIRSLLSSKCQKESQKGDAAAMLEYLERQQVDNPSFFYSIQADSEGHMTNFSWADARSRIDYHYFGDIVCFDPTYLPNRYGMPFVPIIGINHHYQTIIFGGALLFDEREESLAWVFSTWMKAMEGKRPKVILTDQESAIGGAISLVLPETRHCFCIWHIMRNALKNIPHVFNKYKVFKNDFNDCLYGGETVEEFEVNWGSLLDKHNLSENSWLQKLYEKREKWAAVYSCDVFCGAMYST